From Marivirga harenae, one genomic window encodes:
- a CDS encoding DUF2064 domain-containing protein, which yields MKKQNNIALIFFSRNKAEEAKQKSWFKEQSKNQMLAEMLITRASTAIQSSGIPVYHFNEAKQIGNSFGERIANAYQAMFDLGYEQVISVGNDCPDLQNINWIELSQSLQSGKSVLGPDTRGGAYLIAIQKKSFDKSQFEKLNWQKNTLYEELSQLCEETTELVELNQYRDINSFHDIRFLSRQKSFTKSFLKLIAQLLQGFKGIAIEFQIKSHNFYIFKDSPLRAPPIT from the coding sequence TTGAAAAAGCAGAACAACATAGCGCTCATTTTCTTCAGCCGAAATAAAGCCGAGGAGGCAAAGCAAAAATCATGGTTTAAGGAGCAATCCAAAAATCAAATGCTTGCTGAAATGCTGATTACGAGGGCTAGTACTGCTATTCAATCATCTGGAATTCCTGTTTATCATTTCAACGAAGCAAAGCAAATAGGGAATTCCTTTGGAGAAAGAATTGCAAATGCCTATCAGGCAATGTTTGATTTGGGCTATGAACAAGTAATTTCCGTTGGTAATGATTGTCCTGACCTACAAAACATTAATTGGATTGAATTATCTCAATCTCTCCAAAGTGGCAAATCAGTTTTAGGCCCAGATACAAGAGGGGGCGCTTATTTGATAGCTATTCAGAAAAAATCTTTCGATAAGTCACAATTTGAAAAACTAAATTGGCAAAAAAATACACTTTATGAGGAGCTTTCGCAACTCTGTGAAGAAACGACCGAACTAGTAGAATTAAACCAATATAGAGATATCAATTCTTTTCACGATATCCGATTCTTATCCAGGCAGAAATCATTTACAAAGTCGTTCTTGAAATTAATTGCTCAACTGCTTCAAGGATTTAAAGGAATAGCAATTGAATTTCAAATAAAATCGCACAACTTTTATATTTTCAAAGACTCCCCTTTACGAGCACCCCCAATAACATAA
- a CDS encoding fatty acid desaturase family protein: MQEVSATKITDNNFFPTLKKKVDAYFKQNDLKTWGNSKLYTKATILLVSFATLYSLIVFVSMPVWLSITLCAIFGLNLAAIGFNVMHDGAHGSFSNNKHVNYMMGLTLNLMGGVVFIWKNKHNKNHHSFTNIEGMDDDINIGPFIRVSTHQKKRWYHKFQHVYAYPLYATSYAFWVFFQDFKKYFTRKVANTELAKMSAKEHIIFWATKLAYITTFFVLPILMKGVLATVLGYLIVSVVTGWTIGVVFQLAHVVESTDFHDAPVEGEKIIPTEWAIHQIRTTANFGTKSKVLNWYTGGLNFQVEHHLFPRISHVHYPAINKLVKETCEQFNIAYNEFPSMMAAMGSHTRHLKLIGQTA; this comes from the coding sequence ATGCAAGAAGTATCAGCAACAAAAATCACTGACAACAACTTTTTCCCAACACTGAAAAAGAAGGTTGACGCCTATTTCAAACAAAACGATTTGAAAACCTGGGGTAACAGCAAACTTTATACTAAAGCCACTATTTTATTGGTTTCTTTTGCTACCCTTTACAGCTTAATTGTATTTGTAAGCATGCCAGTATGGCTTTCTATTACATTGTGTGCAATATTTGGTTTGAATTTAGCCGCAATTGGTTTCAATGTTATGCACGATGGAGCTCATGGTAGTTTCTCTAATAATAAGCATGTAAATTATATGATGGGACTTACCTTAAACTTAATGGGGGGCGTAGTTTTCATTTGGAAAAATAAACACAATAAGAATCACCACTCTTTCACTAATATCGAAGGAATGGATGATGATATTAATATTGGTCCTTTTATTAGAGTATCAACCCATCAAAAGAAAAGATGGTATCATAAATTTCAACATGTTTATGCATATCCTCTTTATGCTACTTCGTACGCATTTTGGGTTTTCTTTCAAGACTTTAAGAAGTATTTCACAAGAAAAGTTGCCAATACAGAATTAGCAAAAATGAGTGCAAAAGAGCATATCATCTTTTGGGCTACAAAATTAGCGTATATCACAACATTCTTTGTACTGCCAATCTTAATGAAAGGAGTTTTAGCAACTGTACTTGGATATCTAATCGTATCAGTTGTAACTGGCTGGACTATTGGGGTGGTATTTCAATTAGCTCACGTAGTTGAATCTACTGATTTCCATGATGCACCTGTTGAAGGAGAAAAAATCATTCCTACAGAATGGGCTATTCATCAAATCAGAACTACTGCTAATTTCGGAACAAAAAGTAAAGTTTTAAATTGGTATACAGGCGGTTTGAATTTCCAAGTTGAACACCACTTATTCCCAAGAATTAGCCATGTGCACTACCCGGCAATCAATAAGTTAGTGAAAGAAACTTGTGAGCAATTCAATATTGCTTATAATGAATTTCCATCCATGATGGCCGCTATGGGGTCGCATACAAGGCACTTAAAATTAATTGGGCAAACTGCTTAA
- a CDS encoding LysE family translocator: MISVITNGVLFGLLLAVMLGPVFFALIQNSIIKGFKAGIYMALGIAIADTAYIFLMYFSVKLFENNDVVSFWMGAAGGFIILITGIMSLRKKSVKLEEQQVNTQRSNFFKQFAKGFILNGINPFVLLYWLGVMTLVTKSYQYDQAEIIVFFTGIIATLLITDFSKVALSHRLRAWVTPRKLNIMNKIVGVALILFSFRLFYHAFEHYN; this comes from the coding sequence ATGATTTCAGTTATCACCAATGGTGTATTGTTCGGATTGTTACTGGCCGTAATGTTAGGGCCAGTTTTTTTTGCATTGATCCAAAATAGCATTATCAAAGGATTCAAGGCGGGAATTTACATGGCTTTAGGTATAGCTATTGCTGATACCGCTTACATTTTCCTAATGTATTTTAGTGTGAAGCTTTTTGAAAATAATGATGTTGTTTCTTTTTGGATGGGTGCTGCAGGCGGATTTATTATCTTGATTACAGGAATAATGAGTCTTAGGAAAAAGAGTGTAAAACTAGAGGAACAACAAGTCAATACACAAAGATCTAATTTCTTCAAGCAATTTGCAAAAGGCTTTATCTTAAATGGCATTAACCCCTTCGTACTACTTTATTGGCTTGGCGTAATGACACTAGTCACCAAAAGTTATCAATATGATCAAGCTGAAATTATTGTATTTTTTACTGGAATTATTGCCACTTTATTAATTACTGATTTTTCCAAAGTGGCGCTTTCTCACCGCTTAAGGGCATGGGTGACGCCCAGGAAATTAAATATTATGAATAAAATAGTAGGAGTAGCACTCATTTTATTCTCATTTAGACTGTTTTATCACGCCTTTGAGCATTATAACTAA
- a CDS encoding GH3 family domain-containing protein, whose product MTLLGNLIKQGIRIRESLDQDFTPAFELQKTEFRKLIIAARNTQFGKAHNFSGILQSLKKHDNKSFYEDYKNQVPVHDYDKMFKNWWHKCLEGEKDVTWHGAIKYFALSSGTSGSSSKHIPVSLEMVKAIQKTSVRQILSLSRYEGLPSSVFEGGTLMVGGSTDLQDNGNYAEGDLSGITTSRIPFWFQRFYKPGKAISRKKDWEDKLEQMTLKAKDWNITIIAGVPAWITILIEKIIKHYNLNNIHEIWPNFEIYVHGGVAFEPYKKGFERLLGRDINYIETYLASEGFIAFQGSQGADSMKLVLNNGIFYEFIPFPGDNFDEDGNMLGNPKTLMIDEVEEDVEYALLITTCSGAWRYLIGDTIKFVSKADSEIIITGRTKHFLSLCGEHLSVDNMNHALLDVSNDLGFDLKEFTVLGVKHGSLFGHDWYVGTDNTEVDEAILKDKLDARLKDLNDDYKVERIAALKDISVKVLPNDVFIEFMERNGKVGGQNKFPRVLKGDKQKDWLSYLAEKSIQ is encoded by the coding sequence ACAAAAAACTGAATTTCGCAAATTAATCATTGCCGCTCGAAATACGCAGTTTGGTAAGGCTCATAATTTTTCTGGGATTCTGCAATCTTTAAAAAAACATGACAATAAAAGTTTTTATGAAGACTACAAGAACCAAGTACCAGTTCACGACTACGATAAAATGTTCAAAAACTGGTGGCACAAATGCCTTGAGGGCGAAAAGGATGTAACTTGGCATGGGGCCATTAAATATTTTGCTTTAAGCTCAGGAACTTCAGGATCCTCCTCAAAACACATTCCAGTATCTTTAGAGATGGTGAAAGCCATCCAAAAAACCAGTGTCCGTCAGATCTTGTCTCTATCACGATATGAAGGCTTGCCTTCTTCAGTATTTGAGGGAGGTACACTAATGGTTGGAGGAAGTACTGATCTGCAAGATAACGGAAATTATGCTGAAGGAGATTTGAGTGGAATTACTACTTCTAGGATTCCTTTTTGGTTTCAGCGCTTTTATAAGCCGGGAAAAGCTATTTCTCGAAAGAAAGATTGGGAAGACAAACTGGAGCAAATGACATTAAAGGCAAAGGATTGGAATATCACCATTATAGCTGGTGTTCCTGCATGGATAACGATATTAATAGAAAAAATCATTAAGCACTATAATCTTAATAATATCCATGAAATTTGGCCCAATTTTGAAATTTATGTTCATGGTGGAGTCGCTTTCGAGCCTTATAAAAAAGGATTTGAAAGACTTTTGGGAAGAGATATTAATTACATAGAAACCTACCTGGCTTCTGAAGGATTTATTGCTTTTCAAGGGTCTCAAGGAGCTGATAGTATGAAATTGGTTTTAAACAACGGGATATTCTATGAATTTATCCCATTTCCAGGTGATAACTTTGACGAAGACGGCAATATGTTAGGGAATCCAAAAACCCTAATGATAGATGAGGTAGAGGAAGACGTTGAGTATGCACTTCTGATTACAACTTGCTCCGGTGCCTGGAGATATCTCATAGGTGATACGATAAAGTTTGTTTCTAAGGCGGATTCAGAAATCATAATAACGGGTAGAACCAAGCATTTTTTAAGCCTTTGCGGTGAGCATTTATCAGTTGATAATATGAACCATGCATTATTAGATGTCTCTAATGACTTAGGATTTGATTTAAAAGAATTTACTGTCTTAGGCGTTAAGCATGGATCTTTATTCGGACATGATTGGTATGTTGGAACAGATAATACAGAAGTTGATGAAGCTATTTTGAAAGACAAATTAGATGCTAGATTGAAAGACTTAAATGATGATTACAAAGTAGAAAGAATTGCTGCCTTGAAAGATATAAGTGTTAAAGTGCTACCCAATGATGTATTTATTGAATTTATGGAAAGAAACGGAAAAGTGGGCGGCCAGAATAAATTTCCCCGAGTATTAAAAGGCGATAAGCAAAAAGATTGGTTATCGTATTTAGCCGAAAAAAGCATTCAATAA
- a CDS encoding carboxypeptidase regulatory-like domain-containing protein has product MKKLTFTLSLLVVSAFLFFQFTPKNDNSQFLKTNLRIVIQDDLGNIQEGATVTLYGNNDDYRKSENPVAESQVTDKKGRVTFKDLEPKVYHIHAEKGKMNNNNLGVQTDTLEGGKLNKVAIVIQ; this is encoded by the coding sequence ATGAAAAAATTAACATTCACATTGTCTCTTTTAGTCGTATCGGCTTTTTTGTTTTTTCAATTCACCCCAAAGAATGACAACAGTCAATTTCTTAAAACTAATTTAAGGATTGTAATTCAAGATGATTTAGGGAATATTCAAGAAGGTGCAACAGTGACACTTTATGGAAATAATGACGATTACAGAAAGAGTGAAAATCCTGTAGCAGAGTCTCAAGTTACCGACAAGAAGGGAAGGGTCACTTTCAAAGATTTAGAGCCAAAAGTTTATCATATCCATGCTGAAAAAGGCAAAATGAATAATAATAATTTAGGAGTTCAAACAGACACCCTGGAAGGCGGTAAGTTAAATAAAGTGGCTATTGTGATTCAATAG